In Actinomadura luteofluorescens, the sequence CTATCCGCGGCAGAGCGCCCGCACGCGACGGTTCAGCCTCGGCGTCCCGCGCGCCTTCCAGATCGCGCCGGACGGGACGCGCGTCGCCTTCCTGCGCACCCGGGCGGGGGACGACCCGGTGACCTGCCTGTGGACGCTGGACACCGCCACCGGCGAGGAGGAGTGCGTCGCCGACCCGGCCGCGCTGGACGTCCCGGGCGAGGAGGACCTGCCCGCCGAGGAGCGGGCCCGGCGCGAGCGCGCCCGCGAGCAGGCGGGCGGCATCGTCGGGTACGCGACCGACCGCGCCATGGGGCAGGCCGTCTTCACCCTGGGCGGGCGCCTGTACGCCGTCGACCTCGGCACCGCGCTCGTGCGGGAGCTGCCCGCCCGGCCGCCCGTCTTCGACCCGCGCCCCGACCCGGCGGGCCGCCGCGTCGCCTACGTGTCGGGCCGCACGCTGCGGGTCGTCGAGCTGGAGGACGGGGAGGACCGCGCGCTCGTGGAGCCCGAGTCCGGCCAGGTCTCCTACGGTCTGGCCGAGTTCGTCGCGGCGGAGGAGATGGGCCGGATGCGCGGCCACTGGTGGTCGCCCGACGGCGGGACCCTGCTGGTCGCGCGGGTGGACGAGACCCCGGTGCAGCGCTGGCACATCGCCGACCCGGCCAACCCTGACCGGCCGCCGTCCGAGATCGCCTACCCGGCGGCCGGCACCCCGAACGCCCTGGTGTCCCTGGTGCTGCTGAAGGTGGACGGCGGGCGGATCGCGGTGGCCTGGGACCGCGGCATGTTCCCCTACCTCGTGACCGCCACCTGGGACCGGCACGGCCTGCTGATCGTCGTGCAGTCCCGCGACCAGCGCTCCCAGCGGGTGCTGCGGGTCGATCCGACCAACGGCGAGACGGCGCTGCTGCACACCGAGCACGACCCGATCTGGACCGAGGTCATCCCCGGCCTGCCCGTCCGCACGCACGGCGGCGACCTCGTCTGGGCCACCGAGGACGCCGAGACCGACACCCGCCGGCTCACCGTCGCGGGACGGCCCGTCACGCCCGGCGGCCTCCAGCTGCGCTCCGTGCTCGGCGTGGACGGCGAGTCGATCCTGTTCACCGCCTGGGAGGAGCCCACCGAGGTCCACCTCTACTCCTACGAGGGCGGCGAGGTGACCCGGCTCAGCGAGGGGCCGGGCGTCTTCGGCGGCACCCGGTCCGGGGGCGTCACCGTGG encodes:
- a CDS encoding S9 family peptidase; the protein is MSISYPRQSARTRRFSLGVPRAFQIAPDGTRVAFLRTRAGDDPVTCLWTLDTATGEEECVADPAALDVPGEEDLPAEERARRERAREQAGGIVGYATDRAMGQAVFTLGGRLYAVDLGTALVRELPARPPVFDPRPDPAGRRVAYVSGRTLRVVELEDGEDRALVEPESGQVSYGLAEFVAAEEMGRMRGHWWSPDGGTLLVARVDETPVQRWHIADPANPDRPPSEIAYPAAGTPNALVSLVLLKVDGGRIAVAWDRGMFPYLVTATWDRHGLLIVVQSRDQRSQRVLRVDPTNGETALLHTEHDPIWTEVIPGLPVRTHGGDLVWATEDAETDTRRLTVAGRPVTPGGLQLRSVLGVDGESILFTAWEEPTEVHLYSYEGGEVTRLSEGPGVFGGTRSGGVTVVSGARLDRLGSQAEVRTPAAVHPVASFAETPVITPRVELLRSGDRELRTAVVLPTGWERGHGRLPVLMDPYGGPHAQRVLAVQRSYCEAQWLADQGFAVVIADGRGTPGRGPAWERAVRGDFVGPVLDDQISALIEAARKHPAALDLDRVGIRGWSFGGWLAALAVMRRPDVFHAAVAGAPVTDWRLYDTHYTERYLGHPDEEPENYADNSLLGMAADLKRPLMIIHGLADDNVVAAHTLRLSSALLAAGRPHTVLPLSGVTHMTPQEVVAENLLHIQVAFLKESLANQ